Proteins co-encoded in one Kutzneria chonburiensis genomic window:
- a CDS encoding MFS transporter: MATKPGTDRATARVRLKLTLATQVGEGIDGYILGGLGAVVPAVTTALHMSAWMVGLIGSSALVGIFVGGPLFGWFADRYGRRIVFLTDMLIFLVGSVAQFFVQDAWQLFLIRLLMGIAIGGEYAIGAPLLSEYAPKANRGRLLASLEVSWYVGYMVAFAVGYALVDVPDGWRWTLASSTVIAVICVSLRGGIPESARWLLSKGRRAEAEALIERFGMDVDVDTEVADAEPRNSLRALFTREHLRSTIFASTFWACLVLPYFAISTFYPQVLAALGLGADALAGSLASNGFAVLGVAVGCLLVERIGRRKLLIPPFWITAVALAVVGIWPNAPIAVVVICFLVFSFLNAASSALTAVYPLEVFPTSIRTTGVGFATAMSRVGAAIGTFLLPVALTEVGVGFTLLIGAAVLAIGGLVSQFLAPETTGLDLSHAVRAAHKAPVSAS; this comes from the coding sequence ATGGCAACGAAGCCCGGCACCGACAGAGCCACCGCCCGCGTCCGCCTCAAGCTCACCCTGGCCACCCAGGTCGGCGAGGGCATCGACGGCTACATCCTGGGCGGCCTCGGCGCGGTGGTGCCCGCCGTGACCACGGCGCTGCACATGTCGGCCTGGATGGTCGGCCTGATCGGCTCGTCCGCGCTGGTCGGCATCTTCGTCGGCGGACCGCTGTTCGGCTGGTTCGCCGACCGCTACGGCCGCCGCATCGTCTTCCTCACCGACATGCTGATCTTCCTGGTCGGCTCGGTGGCCCAGTTCTTCGTGCAGGACGCGTGGCAGCTGTTCCTGATCCGGCTGCTGATGGGCATCGCGATCGGTGGCGAGTACGCGATCGGCGCGCCGCTGCTGTCGGAGTACGCGCCCAAGGCCAACCGCGGCCGGCTGCTGGCCAGCCTGGAGGTCAGCTGGTACGTCGGCTACATGGTCGCCTTCGCCGTCGGCTACGCGCTGGTCGACGTGCCGGACGGGTGGCGGTGGACGTTGGCCAGCAGCACCGTGATCGCGGTGATCTGTGTGTCGCTGCGGGGCGGCATCCCGGAGTCGGCGCGCTGGCTGCTGAGCAAGGGCCGACGGGCCGAGGCGGAGGCGCTGATCGAGCGCTTCGGCATGGACGTCGACGTCGACACCGAGGTCGCGGATGCCGAGCCCCGCAACAGTTTGCGGGCCCTGTTCACCCGGGAGCACCTGCGCAGCACCATCTTCGCCAGCACGTTCTGGGCTTGCCTTGTGCTGCCGTACTTCGCGATCAGCACCTTCTACCCGCAGGTGCTGGCCGCGCTCGGTCTCGGCGCTGACGCGTTGGCGGGTTCGTTGGCCAGCAACGGTTTCGCGGTGCTCGGCGTGGCCGTCGGCTGTCTGCTGGTGGAACGGATCGGGCGGCGCAAGCTGCTGATCCCGCCGTTCTGGATCACGGCCGTGGCACTGGCGGTCGTCGGGATCTGGCCGAATGCGCCGATCGCCGTCGTGGTGATCTGCTTCCTGGTGTTCTCCTTCCTCAACGCGGCGTCCAGCGCGCTGACCGCGGTGTACCCGCTGGAGGTGTTCCCGACTTCGATCCGCACCACCGGCGTCGGTTTCGCCACCGCGATGAGCCGCGTCGGCGCGGCGATCGGCACTTTCCTGCTGCCGGTCGCGCTGACCGAGGTCGGCGTCGGGTTCACGCTGCTGATCGGCGCGGCGGTGCTGGCCATCGGCGGCCTGGTGTCGCAGTTCCTGGCGCCGGAGACGACCGGCCTCGACCTCAGCCACGCGGTGCGGGCGGCTCACAAGGCGCCGGTCAGCGCCAGTTGA
- a CDS encoding helix-turn-helix domain-containing protein has translation MPLSAVRPPIGAWEEHAIRSLADGAGANAWARRAQLVIAAWRGGSVTSIASDAGLTPHTVKRWLATFDEQGVPGLMAQPGSGRRSRISDHDRDRIVAVAIQRPWTLAALAEAVRAEGIRLSAGQLRKILIAAGVNWR, from the coding sequence ATGCCACTGTCCGCAGTCAGACCACCGATCGGTGCCTGGGAAGAGCACGCCATCCGCTCGCTCGCGGACGGCGCCGGCGCCAACGCCTGGGCCCGCCGTGCCCAACTGGTGATCGCGGCCTGGCGCGGCGGCTCGGTGACCTCGATCGCCAGCGACGCCGGCCTCACCCCGCACACCGTCAAGCGCTGGCTGGCCACCTTCGACGAGCAGGGTGTGCCCGGCCTGATGGCGCAGCCGGGCTCCGGCCGCCGCTCCCGCATCAGCGATCACGACCGCGACCGGATCGTCGCGGTCGCCATCCAGCGTCCGTGGACGCTGGCCGCGCTCGCGGAGGCGGTCCGCGCCGAGGGCATCCGCCTCAGCGCGGGCCAGCTCCGCAAGATCCTCATCGCCGCCGGCGTCAACTGGCGCTGA
- a CDS encoding mandelate racemase/muconate lactonizing enzyme family protein — MKITDITLERLRLELDPPLRAAWDPEPRTTFDATIVRVHTDEGVTGIGSGDTMDGFAAFKDLFLGQDPLDIVRHVKAIETANFHGGYYWPLEVALWDIIGKVAGLPVATLLGNAQRSVPAYASSAELKPPAERVQTALHAKELGFRAMKIRIDRDRADDGVRAVAAVREALGSGFEIMVDLNQSWRMAGDTAAASDLATTRRLVRRLAEYDVFWVEEPLPYNDLDGFKTLRAENPGVRIAAGEMQHSLPELLRYLEHDVLDIYQMDVVLAIGMHRARTLAELAQLKHRQFTPHSWTNGIGVLANLHVAAGVGGGPYFEFPFDPPGWTPRRRDFMLAEPVMVNRAGELEVPQTPGLGIELDEDAVRRWRIG, encoded by the coding sequence ATGAAGATCACCGACATCACGCTGGAGCGGCTGCGCCTTGAGCTGGACCCACCGCTGCGCGCGGCCTGGGACCCGGAGCCGCGCACCACGTTCGACGCCACGATCGTCCGGGTTCACACCGACGAGGGCGTCACCGGCATCGGCTCGGGCGACACCATGGACGGCTTCGCCGCGTTCAAGGACCTCTTCCTCGGCCAGGACCCGCTGGACATCGTCCGTCACGTCAAGGCGATCGAGACGGCCAACTTCCACGGCGGCTACTACTGGCCGCTGGAGGTGGCGCTCTGGGACATCATCGGCAAGGTCGCGGGCCTGCCGGTGGCCACGCTGCTGGGCAACGCCCAGCGGTCGGTGCCGGCCTACGCGTCCTCGGCCGAGCTCAAGCCGCCGGCCGAGCGCGTGCAGACCGCCTTGCACGCCAAGGAACTCGGCTTCCGGGCGATGAAGATCCGCATCGACCGCGACCGGGCCGATGACGGCGTCCGGGCGGTCGCGGCGGTGCGGGAAGCGCTGGGCAGCGGCTTCGAGATCATGGTCGACCTCAACCAGTCCTGGCGGATGGCCGGCGACACGGCGGCCGCGTCCGACCTCGCCACCACCCGCAGGCTGGTCCGCCGGCTGGCCGAGTACGACGTGTTCTGGGTCGAGGAACCGTTGCCGTACAACGATCTCGACGGTTTCAAGACGCTGAGGGCGGAGAATCCGGGCGTGCGCATCGCGGCCGGCGAGATGCAGCACTCGCTGCCCGAGCTGCTGCGCTACCTCGAACACGACGTGCTGGACATCTACCAGATGGACGTGGTGCTGGCGATCGGCATGCACCGGGCCCGCACGCTGGCCGAGCTGGCCCAGCTCAAGCACCGCCAGTTCACCCCGCACAGCTGGACCAACGGCATCGGCGTGCTGGCCAACCTGCACGTGGCCGCGGGCGTCGGCGGCGGCCCGTACTTCGAATTCCCGTTCGACCCGCCGGGCTGGACCCCGCGGCGCCGCGACTTCATGCTGGCCGAGCCGGTCATGGTCAACCGTGCGGGCGAGCTGGAAGTGCCGCAGACTCCCGGACTGGGCATCGAGCTGGACGAGGACGCCGTGCGGCGGTGGAGGATCGGATGA
- a CDS encoding IclR family transcriptional regulator, with protein MERHQGHGLRRDIELLEALGSAEAQRAGGLGVVRLAQLVGREKSQVSRALKALADEGIVERDPDTLEYRLGWRLFSLVARSVENRLVRVAEPIMRGLSTDLEETVHLCVLRDRLVLTLLSVSGHSFRAHGWEGRGVPVTCTSAGRVLLLDSTPDDLYVRFPAGVEIAAGNSTVRTHADLWARIQEARRDGYARVREEFEDSLVGVSAPVRDFRGRVVAALNVSAPAERLSSRLDEAGRITAAAAGTVSAQMGWEARPARPTQARLT; from the coding sequence ATGGAACGCCACCAGGGCCACGGCCTGCGCCGTGACATCGAGCTGCTGGAGGCGCTCGGCTCCGCCGAGGCCCAGCGGGCCGGCGGCCTCGGCGTCGTGCGGCTGGCGCAGCTCGTCGGGCGGGAGAAGAGCCAGGTGTCGCGGGCGTTGAAGGCCCTGGCCGACGAGGGCATCGTCGAGCGTGATCCCGACACCCTCGAGTACCGCCTCGGTTGGCGGCTGTTCTCCCTCGTCGCGCGGTCCGTCGAGAACCGCCTGGTCCGGGTGGCCGAGCCGATCATGCGGGGTCTTTCCACCGACCTCGAGGAGACCGTGCACCTCTGCGTGCTTCGCGACCGCCTCGTGCTCACCCTGCTCTCCGTCTCCGGGCACTCCTTCCGGGCCCATGGCTGGGAGGGCCGCGGCGTTCCCGTCACCTGCACCTCCGCCGGCCGGGTGCTGCTGCTCGACTCCACCCCCGACGACCTCTACGTGCGTTTCCCCGCCGGCGTGGAGATCGCCGCCGGCAACTCCACCGTGCGCACGCACGCCGACCTGTGGGCCCGCATCCAGGAGGCCCGCCGCGACGGCTACGCCCGGGTGCGGGAGGAGTTCGAGGACTCCCTCGTCGGAGTCTCCGCCCCCGTCCGCGACTTCCGCGGCCGCGTCGTCGCCGCGTTGAACGTCTCCGCCCCCGCCGAGCGGTTGAGCTCCCGCCTGGACGAGGCCGGCCGCATCACCGCGGCCGCCGCCGGCACCGTCTCGGCCCAGATGGGCTGGGAGGCCCGGCCCGCCCGCCCGACCCAAGCCCGCCTCACCTGA
- a CDS encoding NAD-dependent succinate-semialdehyde dehydrogenase, which translates to MDVDGIAKASGSGDLFLAGEWRAAADGRTYGVTDPATGAVIREVSAAGPRDSAEAVDVAAEALDGWRTTSRRRRSEILHDMHAAMRDHADALARLITLENGKAYRDAKAEVFYAAEFFRWFAEEAVRIGSSFGDAPAGGFRHLVRKQAVGVTAFVTPWNFPAAMATRKIAPALAAGCTVILKPAPDTPLTALAVAGLLKEVGLPDGVCSVLPTDRAAEVADVWFRDDRVRKFSFTGSTATGRILLRQAAEHVVNVTMELGGNAPFIVCPDADIDSAVRGAMDAKMRGGGEVCIAANRFYVHEDVADEFTAKFGAAMASVRIGPGLAEGTELGPMINEAAVAKIWGLVDDAITKGAKVAAQGPTPDGPGWYFPATVLTDVPEDAELLRTEVFGPVAPILTYRDENEMLKRANDAEHGLASYVYSGSLERALRIGDRLDAGMVGLNRGLISDPAAPFGGVKQSGLGREGGREGIDAFLETKYIAVDWPNIP; encoded by the coding sequence ATGGACGTTGACGGAATCGCCAAGGCGTCGGGAAGCGGGGATCTATTCCTGGCCGGCGAGTGGCGGGCGGCGGCCGACGGGCGGACGTACGGGGTGACCGACCCGGCGACGGGTGCGGTGATCCGGGAGGTGTCGGCGGCGGGCCCGCGGGACTCGGCGGAAGCGGTCGACGTGGCGGCAGAGGCGCTCGACGGCTGGCGGACGACGTCGCGGCGGCGACGGTCGGAGATCCTGCACGACATGCACGCGGCGATGCGCGACCACGCGGACGCGCTGGCCCGGCTGATCACGCTGGAGAACGGCAAGGCCTACCGGGACGCCAAGGCGGAGGTGTTCTACGCGGCGGAGTTCTTCCGGTGGTTCGCGGAGGAAGCGGTGCGCATCGGGTCGAGCTTCGGCGACGCGCCGGCGGGCGGATTCCGCCACCTGGTACGGAAACAAGCGGTGGGTGTGACGGCTTTCGTGACGCCGTGGAACTTCCCGGCGGCGATGGCGACCCGGAAGATCGCGCCGGCGCTGGCCGCGGGCTGCACGGTGATCCTCAAACCGGCGCCGGACACGCCGCTGACGGCGCTGGCGGTGGCGGGGCTGCTCAAGGAAGTCGGTCTGCCGGATGGTGTATGCAGTGTGCTGCCGACCGACCGCGCGGCCGAGGTGGCCGACGTGTGGTTCCGGGACGACCGGGTGCGCAAGTTCTCGTTCACGGGATCGACCGCGACGGGCCGAATCCTGTTACGCCAGGCGGCGGAGCACGTGGTGAACGTGACGATGGAGCTGGGCGGCAACGCGCCGTTCATCGTCTGCCCGGACGCGGACATCGACTCGGCGGTACGCGGCGCGATGGACGCCAAGATGCGCGGCGGCGGCGAGGTGTGCATTGCCGCCAACCGGTTCTACGTGCACGAGGACGTGGCCGACGAGTTCACGGCGAAGTTCGGCGCGGCGATGGCGTCCGTCCGGATCGGACCCGGTCTGGCCGAGGGCACGGAGCTCGGTCCGATGATCAACGAGGCCGCGGTGGCCAAGATCTGGGGCCTTGTCGACGATGCGATCACCAAGGGGGCCAAGGTGGCGGCCCAGGGACCGACGCCGGACGGGCCGGGCTGGTACTTCCCGGCGACCGTGCTCACGGACGTCCCGGAAGACGCCGAGCTGCTGCGCACCGAGGTGTTCGGCCCGGTGGCCCCGATCCTGACCTACCGGGACGAGAACGAGATGCTCAAGCGGGCCAACGACGCCGAGCACGGCCTGGCGTCCTATGTGTACTCCGGCAGCCTCGAGCGGGCGCTGCGCATCGGCGACCGGCTCGACGCGGGCATGGTCGGACTGAACCGGGGGCTGATCTCCGACCCCGCCGCCCCGTTCGGCGGCGTGAAGCAGTCGGGACTGGGGCGAGAGGGCGGGCGCGAGGGTATCGACGCCTTCCTCGAGACGAAGTACATCGCTGTGGACTGGCCGAACATCCCCTGA
- the fae gene encoding formaldehyde-activating enzyme, which yields MILIGESFVGDGANAAHTNIVLGSLDGPVATAWATALATPSAGHVPFVTVLRPSVPVKPFTLFVSKAAPAGELHERAIWGSAQAGLAQGVADAVARRLLENPDELLIIAAVWVNPAVQDLDESYRNQRDAAFNAVKAAVEGTPTVDDVLKAAEQGAYNPFYTPGDRG from the coding sequence ATGATTCTCATCGGCGAATCATTCGTCGGCGACGGGGCGAATGCGGCGCACACGAACATCGTGCTCGGCAGCTTGGACGGACCGGTCGCCACGGCGTGGGCGACGGCGCTGGCGACACCGAGCGCGGGGCACGTGCCGTTCGTGACGGTGCTGCGGCCCTCGGTCCCGGTCAAGCCGTTCACGTTGTTCGTCAGCAAGGCGGCGCCGGCGGGGGAGCTGCACGAGCGGGCGATCTGGGGTTCGGCGCAGGCGGGCCTGGCCCAGGGCGTGGCCGACGCGGTGGCGCGGCGACTCCTCGAGAACCCGGACGAGCTGCTGATCATCGCGGCGGTGTGGGTGAACCCGGCGGTACAGGACCTGGACGAGTCGTACCGCAACCAGCGGGACGCGGCGTTCAACGCGGTCAAGGCGGCCGTCGAGGGCACGCCGACCGTCGACGACGTGCTGAAGGCGGCCGAACAAGGCGCGTACAACCCGTTCTACACACCTGGGGACCGCGGATGA